The window GGAGTTCGCGGCGTTCGCGCTGCTGGCCCTGTCGTTCGGCGTGATGATGCGCAGCGCGGCGGGCGCGATCGCGACGGCGATCGGCTTCATCTTCGCCCCGGCGATCCTCGGTGCGCTGCTGCCGCAGTGGGTCCAGCGCGACATCCTGGCGTACTTCCCGGCGTCGGCGGCGGAGCAGCTGAGCACGGCCCAGCTGAAGACGGACTCGGTGACGTACCTGGGCCCGCTGACCGGCGGCGGCACGCTGCTGACGTGGGTCGCGGTGGCGCTGGTGGTGGCGTTCTCGCTGATGGGCAAGCGCGACTCGGGCTGAGCGGTCTACCACGGCCGGTCGTGAGTGAGAAACAGGGTTAGTACGCTGTTTCTCACTCACGACCTTTTGCCACGTCGAGGATGCGGTCGGCGGCCGTGACAGCGCCCCCGCCTTCGTGCGCGTGGTCTCGCATGGCCCGCATCCGCGCGCCGATGCCTTCGTCCGCCGCCACCGCCAGGACTGCGTCGCGAATACGTTCCGGCGTCACCTCCGCACGCGGGATCCGGACGCCGAGACCCAGCTCCACCACCCGTTCCGTGTTGACTTCCTGCTCGCCGTGCATCGGCACCAGGACGAGCGGGGTCCCGCAGTAGAACGCCTCCATGACGCTCCCCATGCCCGCCGACGTCACGAACGCCGACGCGTGGCGCAGCACCGCCGGGTGCGGAACCCAGGGGCGCGCCTCGACATTCTGCGGCAGCGTCCCCAGTGACGCCGGGTCGACACCGCCGCCCAGGGTCATCACCACGTTCCAGAGCAGGTCCGCGAACGCGCTCGCGCACTGGCGGAAGAAGTCCGGCTGGTCGTTGAACGCCGACGTCCCGAGGGACACCAGCAACACGGGGTTCCCGTTCGACGGCGGCTCCCAGCCCGTCAGCGGCCGCTGCGGGCCGAAGCACGGCCCGGTGAACGTGTGCCGCGCGTCGAACGTCTCGCCCGCGTACTGGAAGTCGCGGGGAATGAGGACCAGCTTGTGGTCGCGTCCGTCGTCGAGGAACCGTTCGGCGGTCCGGCCGGGAGCTTCGGCCGCCAGCAGGGCGTTCAGGTCGGCGACGAAGTCGTAGGAGTCCTCTGTGGATGGTGGCGACGGGTACCGTGCGACGTGCGCCGGCAGCGAGTAGTGCTCGTTCGACGCGAAACACGCCGACAGCTGGATCGTCGGGCACGCGACGTCGTGGGCGAGCACCCGGCCCGCGATCCACATGGTCGAGTCGAACGCGAGCACGTCGGGCGGGTCGTCCGCCAGCAGCTTCCGCACCGGCGCCAGCGGCTCGAGACAGCTGGACGCGCCGGTCAGCGCGGCGGCCAGGCGGTGCGAACCCGGGTCGTCGGCCGGCCCGTCGTAAAGGAGAGGCCGGGCGCCGGTCGCAGCGATCCGGTCGGCGAACGCGCTCCCGGTGGCCACGGTGACCCGGTGGCCGCGCCGGACCAGCTCGCCGAGGACGTCCAGGACGGGGGTCACGTGCCCGTGGCCGGGCAGGGTGCAGAGCACGACGTGTCGGGTCACACCGGCCATGCTCGCACCGCGCATTCTGGGATTTCGCCAGACGTCCCGCCGCTAGCCTCGGGCGCGAACCCTGGTGGAGGTGGGCGGATGGAGTTCGGCTGGACCGCGGACCAGCGGCAGCGCTACGACCGGACACTGGCCGACACGCGGGCGGCCTTCCCGGCCGCACCCGAGTACGTGTTCAGCCGCGAAAAATG of the Amycolatopsis sp. NBC_01488 genome contains:
- a CDS encoding macrolide family glycosyltransferase; amino-acid sequence: MTRHVVLCTLPGHGHVTPVLDVLGELVRRGHRVTVATGSAFADRIAATGARPLLYDGPADDPGSHRLAAALTGASSCLEPLAPVRKLLADDPPDVLAFDSTMWIAGRVLAHDVACPTIQLSACFASNEHYSLPAHVARYPSPPSTEDSYDFVADLNALLAAEAPGRTAERFLDDGRDHKLVLIPRDFQYAGETFDARHTFTGPCFGPQRPLTGWEPPSNGNPVLLVSLGTSAFNDQPDFFRQCASAFADLLWNVVMTLGGGVDPASLGTLPQNVEARPWVPHPAVLRHASAFVTSAGMGSVMEAFYCGTPLVLVPMHGEQEVNTERVVELGLGVRIPRAEVTPERIRDAVLAVAADEGIGARMRAMRDHAHEGGGAVTAADRILDVAKGRE